In Rhizobium sp. BT03, the sequence ATGGTTGGCGAGTGGTAGAGATCGGTGAAGAGCAGTACTGCGGTTTGAATGCGCCTGCGATTTTTCGCTTTAGCCAGCCACACGTTGAGGAAAAGGTCGGTCCTAACGGTCGGCGGCTCCAGATGATCCTCCACGCGATCGGTCGTAGGCAAAAGGCGTGGTACGGCCTCGATTATCGCGTGATTGATCGCGACGGAACCCTGCTCATCGATCTCCCTGAGAGCGATTGGGCGGATTGGGACGGCGGCGACCTTGTGTTCGCCCGGGGTGGTTGCATCTACCGATTGTCGAAAAGCCAATTCCGATATTATGCCGACAAGCGCGAAGATGCCTTTCAGCGCCTGTATGATTTCAGCGACGCACGCTTTACCGCTGTAGCTCCCACGCGCGCTGCACTCCAATATTGATGGAGCAGGCGGTTCAAAAAAGCCGAGATACTCGTTACCGGATGAAAGTTGAGTGGGTGGACAGCCGGTAAACGGTTTGTGTTTCGTGCAATGCCGAATTCCTCATGGATAGGTGAGTTGCTCGGATTATTTCATAGATTTATCGCTCAAGCCCCGTGAGGTGCGTATGGAAGTTGAGAAGCAGCTCATCAAGCTCATAGGTGATTTCACCGGACGCCTGCCCGAGGAATATATCGGCGAATACATATCCCTTGCGAAGCACAATGAGTGCGCAGTCGCATTGGAAAATCTATGCACGCAATTGCACGAGCATGACGTGGTGCCGGCTCCAGGGGAACTGATCACCATTCGGGAGCTAGCCGAGGAAATGAACCTGGAGGAGGATACATGGCACTTCCTCAGGCATTCGAATTCGTGAGCTCAGTGCAAGGGCGACAACAGTGAACAAACTTCCAAACTGGCTTGTCCTCAATATCTGGCGAAATCTACTGGGAGAGATTTACCCAGCGATTAGGGCCATCGCCGTCGAATTCGATGAAAAGGCTCTTCTCATAAGATATTACCTTGAGCGTGAGCCAACTGAGTTTGATATCGAAAGCGCGGAAGTATTATCCACAAACGTTTTCGCCTCTGCCGGACCGGAACTGATCGAACGTATCGATACGGAATGTTCCTACGCAACGCGGCTTTTCAAAGATTTGGACGCATTGTCTGGGTTTGTATATTGCCGTCGAGAATACGACATGCCCGAGTGAGGATGGCTGTGTCTCCTGTTCCAGGTGGTGCAGTCGGCATGAGGCGCTTGAATGCGTCACAGCGTTCCTCAACTCAAATCATGCAGATCCGTCGTAATCGCCGGCCCGATCGAAAATTCCGAAAACCGCACCGTTAATCCACTCCGCTCCGGCGTACAGGCGGTGGGCCCGACCTGGTATCTGTCGGCGATTGGGAAGGGCGCTAGCCGCAAGAGCGGCCAGAAGCTCCCGTCGTGC encodes:
- a CDS encoding MafI family immunity protein, encoding MEVEKQLIKLIGDFTGRLPEEYIGEYISLAKHNECAVALENLCTQLHEHDVVPAPGELITIRELAEEMNLEEDTWHFLRHSNS
- a CDS encoding colicin codes for the protein MNKLPNWLVLNIWRNLLGEIYPAIRAIAVEFDEKALLIRYYLEREPTEFDIESAEVLSTNVFASAGPELIERIDTECSYATRLFKDLDALSGFVYCRREYDMPE